The following proteins are co-located in the Prionailurus viverrinus isolate Anna chromosome A1, UM_Priviv_1.0, whole genome shotgun sequence genome:
- the LOC125172942 gene encoding 60S ribosomal protein L30-like codes for MVATKKMKKSLESINSRLQLVMKSGKYVLGYKQTLKMIRHGKAKLVILTNNCPALRKSEIEYYAMLAKTGVRHYSGNNIELGTACGKYYRVCTLAINDPGDSDIIRSMPEQTGEK; via the coding sequence ATGGTGGccacaaagaagatgaaaaagtcgCTGGAGTCCATCAACTCTAGGCTCCAACTCGTTATGAAAAGTGGGAAGTACGTGTTGGGGTACAAGCAGACTCTGAAAATGATCAGACATGGCAAAGCGAAACTGgtcatcctcaccaacaactgCCCAGCCTTGAGGAAGTCTGAAATAGAATACTATGCTATGTTGGCCAAAACTGGTGTCCGTCACTACAGCGGCAATAATATTGAATTGGGCACAGCGTGTGGGAAATACTACAGAGTGTGCACACTGGCTATTAAtgatccaggtgattctgatatcaTTCGAAGCATGCCAGAACAGACTGGTGAAAAGTAA